A stretch of DNA from Candidatus Thermoplasmatota archaeon:
CGGCTCCACCCATACCGTGTACCAGCGAAAGCGAGAGCCCACTGTATGGCAGGCGAGCGAGGTCCTCTACAACTCGGGTACCACCTACCCGTACCCCGAGGTCTCCAATTACTCGCTCCTGCGTGTAGCGCGGGAGTCGGGGGGCAGCCACGTTGTTTCCGTTACCTCGGGTGCGGACACAAGGATCATGCACATCATGACCCTCGGGGTCGCTCCCTATACAGAGGAGAAATTCACAGATCAGTTCAGGCACAACGCGTTCTTCATAGGCACCAACACGAGGCAGGCAGTAGCGGAGGGCAGGGCCGACTACACACCTGTGTTCCTTTCGGAGATCCCAGCGCTCTTCAGAACCGGTCAGGCTCCTGTCGATGTCGCTCTGATTCAAGTGTCTCCCCCTGACAAGCATGGGTTCTGCAGCTACGGCGTCTCGACCGATGTTGTCAAGTCCGCCTCAGAAGCTGCGACGAAAGTCATTGCGGAGATAAACCCGAGGATGCCCCGCGCGCTTGGAGACTGTTTCATCAAAATGGACGATATCGACATCGCGGTCCCGGTTGATGTTCCATTGCTGTATTCTGTCAGGGAACGTGCGGATGATGTTGCCAGACGGATAGGTCGGAACATCGCGAGCCTGATCGAGGACGGCTCGACCCTGCAAATGGGCATAGGGACGATTCCCGATTCGGTCCTGCACTATCTCACCGACAAGAAGGACCTCGGGATCCACACTGAGATGTTCTCCGACGGATTCATGGAGCTGGTCGACAAGGGCGTCATTAACAACTCCAGGAAGACATTGCACCAAGGGAAGACCGTAGCGTCATTCTGCATCGGGACTCAGAGGCTCTATGACTATATCGACAACAATCCATCAGTGGAGTTCCACCCTACAGAGTACACAAACGACCCCTTCGTCGTGTGCAAGAACGACAACATGTGTGCGATTAATTCAGCAATCGAGGTCGACCTCTCAGGCCAGGTATGCGCCGACTCGCTCGGCGCGATGTTCTACTCAGGCATCGGTGGCCAGCTTGATTTCTTCAGAGGAGCTGCAAGGTCCAAAGGCGGCAAGCCCATAATCGCAATGCCCTCAACGG
This window harbors:
- a CDS encoding GNAT family N-acetyltransferase gives rise to the protein GSTHTVYQRKREPTVWQASEVLYNSGTTYPYPEVSNYSLLRVARESGGSHVVSVTSGADTRIMHIMTLGVAPYTEEKFTDQFRHNAFFIGTNTRQAVAEGRADYTPVFLSEIPALFRTGQAPVDVALIQVSPPDKHGFCSYGVSTDVVKSASEAATKVIAEINPRMPRALGDCFIKMDDIDIAVPVDVPLLYSVRERADDVARRIGRNIASLIEDGSTLQMGIGTIPDSVLHYLTDKKDLGIHTEMFSDGFMELVDKGVINNSRKTLHQGKTVASFCIGTQRLYDYIDNNPSVEFHPTEYTNDPFVVCKNDNMCAINSAIEVDLSGQVCADSLGAMFYSGIGGQLDFFRGAARSKGGKPIIAMPSTAKNDTISRISVNLKEGAGVVTTRGDVHYVVTEWGVAYLHGKNIRERAMALIGIAHPKFRKKLLEGAKKLNYIYKDQILSPEESVYPEDLETVMTTKDGAELFVRPVRPTDEEMLSDMFYDLSDQTIINRFFSMLKSMPHRKLQQFCCIDYQGVMSLVAIAGSGPSQKVVGLGSYYLSPATHRAEIAFLVADAWQGKGIGTYMMQALVKIARAKNIKGLTAEVMRDNVAMIALMHKSGVTPKSTPVDGSYLFVMDF